The following proteins are encoded in a genomic region of Hippopotamus amphibius kiboko isolate mHipAmp2 chromosome 8, mHipAmp2.hap2, whole genome shotgun sequence:
- the LOC130859111 gene encoding heterogeneous nuclear ribonucleoprotein A3-like isoform X2 encodes MEGHDPKEPEQLRKLFIGGLSFETTDDSLREHFEKWYTLTDCVVMRDLQTKRSRGFGFVTYSYVEEVDAAMCARPHKVDGCVVEPKRAVSREDSVKPGAHLTVKKIFVGGIKEDTEYNLRDYFEKYGKIETIEVMKDGQSRKKRGFAFVTFDDHDTVDKIVVQKYHIINGHNCEVKKALSKQEMQSAGSQRGRGGGSGNFTGPGGNFGGGGGNFGRGGNFGGRGGYGGGGGGSRGSYGGGDGGYNGFGGDGNYGSGGNYDDFGNYSGQQQSNYGPTKGGSFGGRSLGSPYGGGYGSGGGSGGYGSRRF; translated from the exons ATGGAGGGCCATGATCCAAAGGAACCAGAGCAGTTGAGAAAACTGTTTATTGGTGGTCTGAGCTTTGAAACTACAGATGATAGCTTAAGAGAACATTTTGAGAAATGGTACACACTTACAGATTGTGTGGTGATGAGAGACCTCCAAACAAAACGTTCCAGGGGCTTTGGTTTTGTGACTTACTCTTATGTTGAAGAGGTGGATGCAGCAATGTGTGCTCGACCACACAAGGTCGATGGGTGTGTAGTGGAACCAAAGAGAGCTGTTTCTAGAGAGGATTCTGTAAAGCCTGGTGCCCATCTAACAgtgaagaaaatttttgttgGTGGTATAAAAGAAGACACAGAATATAATTTGAGAGACTACTTTGAAAAGTATGGCAAGATTGAAACCATAGAAGTTATGAAAGATGGGCAGAGTagaaaaaagagaggatttgCTTTTGTAACTTTTGATGATCATGATACAGTTGATAAAATTGTTGTTCAGAAATACCACATTATTAATGGGCATAATTGTGAAGTGAAAAAGGCCCTTTCTAAACAAGAAATGCAATCTGCTGGATCACAAAGAGGTCGTGGAGGTGGATCTGGCAACTTTACGGGTCCTGGAGGAAActttggaggtggaggaggtaacTTTGGCCGTGGTGGAAATTTTGGTGGAAGAGGAGGctatggtggtggaggtggtggcagtagAGGTAGTTACggaggaggtgatggtggatATAATGGAtttggaggtgatg GTAACTATGGCAGTGGTGGGAACTATGATGATTTTGGAAATTATAGTGGACAACAGCAATCAAATTATGGACCCACAAAGGGGGGCAGTTTTGGTGGAAGAAGCTTGGGCAGTCCCTATGGTGGTGGTTATGGATCCGGTGGTGGAAGTGGTGGATATGGAAGCAGAAGGTtctaa
- the LOC130859111 gene encoding heterogeneous nuclear ribonucleoprotein A3-like isoform X1 — protein sequence MEGHDPKEPEQLRKLFIGGLSFETTDDSLREHFEKWYTLTDCVVMRDLQTKRSRGFGFVTYSYVEEVDAAMCARPHKVDGCVVEPKRAVSREDSVKPGAHLTVKKIFVGGIKEDTEYNLRDYFEKYGKIETIEVMKDGQSRKKRGFAFVTFDDHDTVDKIVVQKYHIINGHNCEVKKALSKQEMQSAGSQRGRGGGSGNFTGPGGNFGGGGGNFGRGGNFGGRGGYGGGGGGSRGSYGGGDGGYNGFGGDGGNYGGGPGYSSRGGYGGGGPGYGNQGGGYGGGGGGYDGYSEGGNFGGNYGSGGNYDDFGNYSGQQQSNYGPTKGGSFGGRSLGSPYGGGYGSGGGSGGYGSRRF from the coding sequence ATGGAGGGCCATGATCCAAAGGAACCAGAGCAGTTGAGAAAACTGTTTATTGGTGGTCTGAGCTTTGAAACTACAGATGATAGCTTAAGAGAACATTTTGAGAAATGGTACACACTTACAGATTGTGTGGTGATGAGAGACCTCCAAACAAAACGTTCCAGGGGCTTTGGTTTTGTGACTTACTCTTATGTTGAAGAGGTGGATGCAGCAATGTGTGCTCGACCACACAAGGTCGATGGGTGTGTAGTGGAACCAAAGAGAGCTGTTTCTAGAGAGGATTCTGTAAAGCCTGGTGCCCATCTAACAgtgaagaaaatttttgttgGTGGTATAAAAGAAGACACAGAATATAATTTGAGAGACTACTTTGAAAAGTATGGCAAGATTGAAACCATAGAAGTTATGAAAGATGGGCAGAGTagaaaaaagagaggatttgCTTTTGTAACTTTTGATGATCATGATACAGTTGATAAAATTGTTGTTCAGAAATACCACATTATTAATGGGCATAATTGTGAAGTGAAAAAGGCCCTTTCTAAACAAGAAATGCAATCTGCTGGATCACAAAGAGGTCGTGGAGGTGGATCTGGCAACTTTACGGGTCCTGGAGGAAActttggaggtggaggaggtaacTTTGGCCGTGGTGGAAATTTTGGTGGAAGAGGAGGctatggtggtggaggtggtggcagtagAGGTAGTTACggaggaggtgatggtggatATAATGGAtttggaggtgatggtggcaacTATGGCGGTGGACCTGGTTATAGTAGTAGAGGAGGCTATGGTGGTGGTGGACCAGGATATGGAAACCAAGGTGGTGGATATGGTGGCGGTGGTGGAGGATATGATGGTTACAGTGAAGGAGGAAATTTTGGAGGTAACTATGGCAGTGGTGGGAACTATGATGATTTTGGAAATTATAGTGGACAACAGCAATCAAATTATGGACCCACAAAGGGGGGCAGTTTTGGTGGAAGAAGCTTGGGCAGTCCCTATGGTGGTGGTTATGGATCCGGTGGTGGAAGTGGTGGATATGGAAGCAGAAGGTtctaa